The following coding sequences are from one Saprospiraceae bacterium window:
- a CDS encoding T9SS type A sorting domain-containing protein, which produces MKNFIVSIFILNTFICLTLNSQPFQYEWARSFGGDQSEYPRLMKVDKNGDIYILSDTDSEHFSVDDRFHFRWLNSSARFSAFILKYSRSGSLLWGKAIRPESAVQALGLTVLEDNSIVISLCHGGNLYLDSILISKSADFSYRNVIIKLSSKGELMNKEEFYSNIEVDNSGGIESDRNGNLYLISKSRGHLLNSKGDTLYRSNLAVGYNFFLIKMDSNFNILWMKTIYNNSIYLFDIKIDLEDNIIVCGLFEGRDLKIDSFGVKNSETIYHPIVGLGDLEIFLLKLSAEGRVLWLKTIQGKDNEYTSYGSITFDEENNIYFSGAFESDTLRFNPITSLYKQSNPLDHFDIFYTKYDKSGECVWARQIMNGYGGIEDVSSHLLGNNYLVITGNYFSSHLLFGSTDLENRGEDDIYVLLARNNGEILGGVTIGEEGRESSFQIASDANQVYILGSFGSKELRFGDGYIRNDTTTGKLDGLFIKYHLDSLLSVDDKEVSMDGSVTIYPNPASESITVQLEAPSHEVLMYYNLYTINGLFVNSGILQGNPAEISVRYLPAGTYIIKGATRKGKRYVGRFIKNGE; this is translated from the coding sequence ATGAAAAATTTCATTGTCAGTATTTTTATTCTCAACACTTTTATTTGTCTTACTTTGAATTCCCAACCCTTTCAGTATGAGTGGGCGAGATCATTTGGTGGTGATCAGTCTGAATATCCAAGGCTCATGAAAGTTGACAAAAACGGAGATATCTACATATTGAGTGACACGGATTCAGAACATTTTTCTGTGGATGACAGGTTTCACTTCAGATGGCTGAACTCTTCCGCCAGATTTAGCGCATTTATACTCAAGTATTCCAGGAGTGGAAGCCTGCTCTGGGGGAAGGCCATTAGACCGGAATCTGCGGTTCAGGCTTTAGGCCTTACTGTATTAGAAGATAACAGCATTGTCATCTCGCTCTGTCATGGGGGGAATTTGTATCTGGACAGTATATTAATAAGCAAGAGTGCGGATTTTAGCTACAGAAATGTTATTATCAAGCTGAGCAGCAAGGGTGAGTTGATGAATAAAGAAGAATTTTATAGCAATATTGAAGTTGATAATAGTGGAGGAATCGAATCGGATCGCAATGGAAATTTGTATCTCATCTCAAAGAGCCGAGGTCATCTCTTGAATTCCAAGGGAGATACTTTATATAGATCTAATCTGGCTGTTGGGTATAATTTTTTTCTCATTAAAATGGACAGCAATTTCAATATATTATGGATGAAAACGATCTACAACAATAGTATCTATTTATTTGATATAAAGATAGATCTTGAGGATAATATTATAGTTTGTGGGTTGTTCGAGGGAAGAGATCTAAAGATTGATTCATTTGGTGTAAAAAATTCAGAAACTATATATCATCCTATAGTCGGTTTAGGGGACCTTGAAATATTTTTGTTAAAACTCTCAGCTGAGGGCAGGGTGCTGTGGCTGAAGACAATACAAGGAAAAGATAATGAATATACTTCGTATGGAAGCATTACTTTTGATGAAGAAAATAATATCTATTTTTCAGGAGCTTTTGAGAGCGATACCTTGAGATTTAATCCTATCACATCTTTGTATAAACAAAGTAATCCATTGGATCACTTTGACATATTTTATACAAAGTATGACAAGAGTGGAGAATGTGTATGGGCCAGGCAAATCATGAATGGATATGGTGGAATTGAAGATGTGAGTTCGCATTTGTTGGGCAATAATTATCTGGTCATTACCGGCAATTATTTCTCTTCACATCTGCTATTCGGAAGCACAGATTTGGAAAATAGAGGCGAGGATGACATATATGTTTTACTGGCGCGAAATAACGGAGAGATCCTCGGAGGAGTCACAATTGGTGAAGAAGGGCGTGAGAGTAGTTTTCAAATTGCATCTGATGCAAACCAGGTCTATATTCTAGGTTCATTTGGAAGTAAGGAGCTCAGGTTCGGAGATGGGTATATACGCAACGACACAACCACCGGAAAATTGGACGGATTATTTATAAAGTACCACCTCGACTCTCTTCTTTCTGTGGACGACAAAGAGGTGTCCATGGATGGATCGGTAACTATCTACCCGAATCCGGCATCAGAAAGTATCACTGTGCAGCTTGAAGCCCCATCTCATGAGGTATTGATGTATTATAATCTTTACACCATAAATGGCTTGTTTGTGAATTCAGGAATCTTACAAGGGAATCCGGCAGAGATTTCAGTCAGGTATTTACCTGCAGGAACTTACATCATAAAGGGAGCTACCCGTAAAGGAAAAAGATATGTAGGTAGATTTATAAAGAATGGTGAATAA
- a CDS encoding T9SS type A sorting domain-containing protein, whose translation MIDARNPYYKLFGEYYTQETCINGIVGMQAREKNSFEVFLSPNPVSNRLLVTCKDQSDFDLPHVIEVWNSLGNRVSVDIIKGDHLQYEVDVDHLTSGVYFISVEYEGIQKVLRFVVNH comes from the coding sequence ATGATCGATGCCCGGAATCCATACTATAAGCTATTTGGCGAGTATTATACACAGGAGACCTGTATCAATGGAATAGTAGGAATGCAAGCTCGTGAGAAAAATTCATTTGAAGTGTTTCTGTCTCCAAATCCTGTCAGTAACAGATTATTGGTAACTTGTAAAGATCAATCTGATTTTGATTTACCACATGTGATTGAAGTATGGAATAGCCTGGGTAATAGAGTGAGCGTAGATATCATTAAAGGAGATCATTTACAATATGAAGTGGATGTAGATCATTTGACTAGTGGAGTATATTTTATATCAGTAGAGTATGAGGGCATTCAAAAAGTGCTCAGATTTGTTGTGAATCACTAA